The region TATAAATGAAGGAATAGCTTTCTTTTCGATAGGTGTTAATTCTTTGTATTTTTTTTGGGTTGTAACTTTGCCTTTTTCATCTTTAATTTTAAAAGTTGTATTGTTGTAGTAGTCATCAAATATATTTGAAGTTTTAGAGGGTTCTTGTTTTTTAGTTGTCTTGGTCTCTTGGGCAACTATTTTTGTGCATACTAAGAAAGTAAGTCCTGTGAATAGCGGTATTAACACTAGTTTTTTCAACACAGTTCTTGATGGAGACGTGGTTTTTGTCATCATAATTAATCGTTTTTTGGTTACTGAATAATTCAAATTACTGGCCAAGTAATAGGTTGGGTTCGCGTTTGCCTTTGATAGAAGTAAATTTTGGTAAAACGGAACATTGTTATGGGATTTCACGACTTTCTCGTCGGCGAGAAATTCATGATTGAGTTGAATGGCTTTTTTGTAAAAGATAAAAATGGGATTGAACCAAAAAATTACTTTCAGGGTTTCGATAAATAGTATGTCTAAGGTGTGTCTTTGGCTGACATGAATCAGCTCATGGGTATATAATTCGGCTTCAATTTTTCGATGATGATAGTCGGTTTCATTGATAAAAATACTGTTCAGGAAAGTGTAGGGAAGCGTTTCTTCTTGGACTAAAACCAGTTTCGAATTTTTGTAATCAATAGTTGGATTTGATTTTGTTCTTGCAGTCAATTTTATAATATTTAAAATGAACCGAAGTAACAACACTAAAGTCAGTAAAGTATACAGGCTCCATACGGCTATAAGCCAATAATTAGTAGAATCTTCAAGCACAGCCGTGCTGCTTCCTTCCATTGTGATGATGTTTTGAGATGCTTCAGGAGAGGAAACTTCTTGGATTACTTCGATGGTTATGAAAGGAATGCTAAATGAAAACAGAATGCTAAACAACAGGTAAAGCCTATTGAAATGGTGCATTTTTTCTTTTTCCAATGCCAGATGGTACACGGCCAACAGCACAACTAAGGAAAGTGTCGATTTGATTAAGAAGTCTATCATTTTTTCTTTTTTTGAATGGCACTATCTACTATTTTCTTGAGCTCTTCTAATTCTTTTTCAGACAAATTGGTTTCGGTTGTAAAGAAAGAGGCAAATTGTGAAGCGGAATCGTTAAAGAAGTTCTTTATTAATCCGTTGACGTGTTTCGAGAAATAGGCCGTTTTTTTGACCAAAGGATAGTATTCTCTTGAGTTCCCAAATTCAGTATAAGCAATAAATTGCTTGTCGATCATTCTCTTTAATAAGGTGGCGACTGTAGTTGTTTTGGGTTTTGGCTCGGGATAAGCTTCGAGTAAATCTTTCATAAAAGCTTTCTCTAGTTTCCAAAGGTGTTCCATTAATTGTTCTTCGGAGTTGGTGAGTTGTTGCATTTTGATTTTTTTAAGTTTTATTTCAATATTGTTTCAGAAACAAGCCTGCCTTTGTCATAATCTCGTTTCATTATTAGTTTGCCTTTGTCGTCATAAAAATTCCAATTGCCACTGTAAAACCAATGGGCGTATTTCTTGCTGAGATCCAAAGTAGTTTTTCCTTGAGATTGTATTTTTCCGTTTTTGTGATAAAAACGGGTAAAGCAGCTGTTGCCTTTGTGTTTTTCTTTTTTGATTATTTTTCCGTCTAGATAATAACGCCATTTTTTGATGGGATCGTCATTGTGATATTTCCCGATGGACTTGTAGTGTGAGCTGTCTTGTGAATATTGTTCTATCCAAAGGCCTTCTCTTTTTTTGTTTATCTTTTGGTTGGTTAGTTTGGATTTGCAGGAAAACAAACTCAAAATTGCGCAGCCTAGAATTATAATTGATTTTTTCATTTGTTTTTGCTCTACAGAAAAAGACATTGTTCTACAAATGTAGAGATATATTATTAAGAAGCAAATTTATTTCGGATTATTTTGATTAGTAGCTGATTATGTTTTTTGCAGAATTGCGTTAGGGATAGTAGTGGCATCCTTTTGTTTCGATTTTTCGGAACAAAAGATAGAGCGGATAGCCCGACCGAAGGGAACGCAAAAAAAAAAAATCCGCTCATTGCTGAACGGATTTGAAACTTTATTTATGCTGAAATTATTTTGATAGCTCAACAAAATATTTGTAAAACAATGGGATAGTTTCAATTCCTTTCAGGTAATTGAAAATCCCAAAATGCTCGTTTGGAGAGTGAATAGCATCACTGTCTAAACCAAATCCCATTAAGATTGTTTTGCTTTTTAATTCTTTTTCAAATAAGGCAACGATAGGAATACTTCCTCCAGAACGAACCGGAATAGCAGGAAGACCGAAGGTTTCGGTATAAGCCATGTTTGCTGCTTTATAGCCAATGCTGTCAATAGGTGTTACATAACCCTGACCGCCATGATGTGGCTTTACTTTCACGGTAACACCAGCAGGAGCAATGCTCATGAAATGTTTGGTGAATAATTCGGTGATGTTTTCCCAATCTTGGTTTGGAACCAGACGCATCGAGATTTTTGCAAAAGCCTGACTTGCAATTACCGTTTTTGCGCCTTCGCCGGTATAACCGCCCCAAATTCCGTTTACGTCCAGCGTTGGGCGAATCGAATTTCTTTCGTTAGTAACATAACCTTTTTCGCCATAAACATCATTTAGATCGAGTGCTTTTTTATAATTTTCCAGATTGAAAGGTGCTTTGGCCATCTCGGCTCTTTCTTCAAGCGATAATTCTTCTACGTTATCATAAAATCCTGGGATGGTAATGTG is a window of Flavobacterium acetivorans DNA encoding:
- a CDS encoding M56 family metallopeptidase → MIDFLIKSTLSLVVLLAVYHLALEKEKMHHFNRLYLLFSILFSFSIPFITIEVIQEVSSPEASQNIITMEGSSTAVLEDSTNYWLIAVWSLYTLLTLVLLLRFILNIIKLTARTKSNPTIDYKNSKLVLVQEETLPYTFLNSIFINETDYHHRKIEAELYTHELIHVSQRHTLDILFIETLKVIFWFNPIFIFYKKAIQLNHEFLADEKVVKSHNNVPFYQNLLLSKANANPTYYLASNLNYSVTKKRLIMMTKTTSPSRTVLKKLVLIPLFTGLTFLVCTKIVAQETKTTKKQEPSKTSNIFDDYYNNTTFKIKDEKGKVTTQKKYKELTPIEKKAIPSFIPKKEPLPTPEELLAILKKGASESIEIDIYDPKNQKVKKSEGETHNVSELTENPSYPEGMEKFYSFVAQNYKIPTQANLKGKIYVTFIVEVDGSLSDIKLLRDIGYGTGEEAVRVLKLSPKWNPGKVNGEAVRTMYSLPITIQSKI
- a CDS encoding BlaI/MecI/CopY family transcriptional regulator, translated to MQQLTNSEEQLMEHLWKLEKAFMKDLLEAYPEPKPKTTTVATLLKRMIDKQFIAYTEFGNSREYYPLVKKTAYFSKHVNGLIKNFFNDSASQFASFFTTETNLSEKELEELKKIVDSAIQKKKK